In Paenibacillus larvae subsp. larvae, the following proteins share a genomic window:
- a CDS encoding 4'-phosphopantetheinyl transferase family protein gives MIHNELEKAGTETNYTYSAHFLLKSSSEIFKIPIHFCKYGDYLNNVEGFLHDDEHAYFQTLAYERRRTSYLLGRYSAKKAISGLMGEDNPKKIRIENGIFNQPVAVCESNSNLQVSLTHCDELAAAVAFPEMLVIGIDMEKIDLSMSSGVEAELTEHEKELALQLPCPYENLLMVLWTMKESLSKVLKTGLTVPLRVLEVKRIEVQNGYYIGSFSNFAQYNSISFPVKDYVYSITYPKNAEIEIDIHHIKSNLHKML, from the coding sequence ATGATACATAACGAATTAGAAAAAGCCGGGACTGAAACGAATTATACATATTCGGCCCACTTTCTTTTAAAATCTTCGAGTGAAATCTTTAAGATACCTATTCATTTTTGTAAATATGGAGATTACCTCAATAACGTTGAAGGCTTTCTTCATGATGATGAACATGCTTATTTTCAAACACTTGCTTATGAGCGGAGAAGAACCAGTTACCTTTTGGGCAGGTATTCTGCAAAAAAAGCGATATCCGGGCTAATGGGTGAAGATAATCCCAAAAAAATAAGGATTGAAAATGGGATTTTTAATCAGCCTGTTGCCGTGTGTGAATCAAACAGCAACTTACAGGTAAGTCTAACTCATTGTGATGAACTTGCAGCCGCAGTAGCGTTTCCTGAAATGCTCGTAATAGGTATTGATATGGAAAAGATTGATCTTTCTATGAGTAGTGGAGTGGAGGCAGAATTAACAGAACATGAAAAAGAACTTGCTTTACAGCTCCCATGTCCCTATGAAAATTTACTCATGGTTCTCTGGACAATGAAGGAATCGCTTTCGAAGGTTCTAAAAACCGGATTAACCGTACCTTTAAGGGTATTAGAAGTAAAGCGGATTGAGGTTCAAAATGGGTATTACATCGGTTCATTTTCGAATTTTGCCCAGTATAATTCCATTTCGTTCCCAGTAAAGGATTATGTATACTCCATCACTTATCCGAAAAATGCAGAAATAGAGATAGACATCCATCACATAAAATCCAACTTGCATAAAATGTTGTGA
- a CDS encoding sugar phosphate nucleotidyltransferase, translating to MKGLILCAGQGTRLQPFTYARPKCMLPVNGEPVIVSIINKMVHIGICEIGIVINASQGQIPAMLGSGEAYRCSLTYLLQENSLGLADAVKSAYSFIQGEPFLLILGDNLIEGSIMPLIDFLGSEKADASLLLAHVKNPHQFGVADVSINKVVRLEEKSQNPSSDLAVVGAYAFNSDIWKILDRLEPSKRGEYELTDAIQLLIDQGKHVAYCITTEPFFDIGTPERWLDANRYKVSKDSRKQNIKKQLFHSTDTAIISPVHIDPSVKLYQSVIGPYVYIGPGCILNCCRIENSILTDHVQLSHVFVRDSIFGSNVKFSGPVDDTKPAKFIMGDKSKVEE from the coding sequence ATGAAGGGGTTAATTTTATGCGCAGGCCAGGGAACAAGGCTTCAACCGTTCACTTATGCTAGACCTAAGTGTATGCTTCCGGTAAATGGCGAGCCTGTTATTGTTTCTATCATCAATAAAATGGTTCATATTGGGATTTGTGAAATAGGAATTGTGATTAATGCCTCACAAGGGCAAATTCCAGCAATGTTAGGCAGCGGAGAGGCATATAGGTGTTCGCTTACCTATCTGCTTCAAGAAAATAGCCTGGGCCTGGCTGATGCTGTCAAAAGTGCTTATTCGTTTATACAGGGTGAACCTTTCCTTCTAATACTTGGTGACAATTTGATAGAAGGATCGATCATGCCCCTGATTGATTTTTTAGGCAGTGAAAAAGCCGATGCTTCCCTTCTTCTCGCTCACGTGAAGAACCCCCATCAATTCGGTGTTGCAGATGTCTCCATTAATAAAGTTGTCAGGTTGGAGGAGAAATCGCAAAACCCCAGTTCTGATCTTGCTGTTGTAGGTGCATATGCATTCAACAGTGATATTTGGAAAATACTCGACCGGCTAGAACCGTCCAAACGGGGGGAATATGAATTAACCGATGCTATACAGCTGCTAATTGACCAAGGCAAGCATGTGGCCTATTGCATAACAACGGAACCTTTCTTTGATATTGGCACTCCCGAACGCTGGCTGGATGCGAATCGTTATAAAGTAAGTAAAGATTCAAGGAAACAAAATATAAAGAAGCAATTATTTCATAGTACCGATACCGCCATTATTTCCCCTGTTCATATCGATCCCTCCGTTAAATTGTATCAGAGCGTGATCGGCCCTTATGTGTATATTGGGCCCGGCTGCATCCTGAATTGCTGCCGGATAGAGAACAGTATACTGACAGATCACGTCCAATTGTCTCACGTGTTTGTGCGGGATAGTATATTCGGCTCTAACGTCAAATTTTCCGGTCCCGTTGACGATACAAAACCAGCTAAATTCATTATGGGGGATAAGTCAAAAGTTGAGGAATGA